The Bacillus vallismortis genome window below encodes:
- the copZ gene encoding copper chaperone CopZ, producing the protein MDQKTLQVEGMSCQHCVKAVETSVGELDGVSAVHVNLEAGKVDISFDADKVSVKDIADAIEDQGYDVAD; encoded by the coding sequence ATGGACCAAAAAACATTGCAAGTTGAAGGAATGTCATGTCAGCACTGCGTCAAAGCAGTAGAAACGAGCGTGGGAGAACTGGATGGGGTAAGTGCTGTGCATGTCAATCTGGAAGCGGGAAAAGTCGATATTTCGTTTGATGCTGACAAAGTATCAGTCAAAGACATTGCGGATGCGATAGAAGATCAGGGCTATGATGTAGCCGATTGA
- a CDS encoding YvaD family protein: MRYMKLFFLVTDIGFILYWLSAGFGLIPESLAFKHHENPFMIAWNWSFFPLDILISITGLYSLYLQRKNSTDWKLMALISLVLTCCSGLQAISFWTFSLDFDLVWWVFNGYLLIYPLFFIHLLLKEGHTTKQC, translated from the coding sequence ATGAGATATATGAAACTGTTTTTTCTCGTGACTGATATCGGTTTTATCTTGTACTGGCTGTCAGCAGGGTTTGGCCTGATACCGGAAAGCTTGGCTTTTAAACATCATGAAAATCCGTTTATGATCGCCTGGAACTGGTCCTTTTTTCCGCTGGATATTCTAATCTCTATCACAGGATTGTACAGCTTGTACTTGCAACGGAAGAACAGTACTGACTGGAAGTTGATGGCGCTGATTTCTCTTGTGCTGACCTGTTGTTCAGGTCTGCAGGCGATTTCATTCTGGACTTTCAGCCTGGACTTCGATCTTGTTTGGTGGGTGTTTAATGGGTATCTATTGATTTATCCTTTATTTTTTATTCATCTTCTCTTAAAGGAGGGTCATACAACAAAGCAGTGCTGA
- a CDS encoding multidrug efflux SMR transporter: MNWVFLCLAILFEVAGTVSMKLSSGFTKLTPSVLLIFFYGGSLFFLTLTLKSINVSVAYAVWSGMGIVLITVVGFLFFQENVSVMKLISIGLIIAGVVSLNLIEQSAKSEPIHKSGQCK; encoded by the coding sequence GTGAATTGGGTGTTTCTATGCTTAGCGATTCTGTTTGAAGTTGCCGGGACGGTCAGCATGAAGCTATCGTCGGGATTTACAAAGCTTACTCCCAGTGTGCTGTTGATTTTCTTTTATGGCGGCAGTCTTTTCTTTCTGACGCTTACGCTAAAATCCATTAATGTATCTGTTGCTTATGCTGTATGGTCAGGGATGGGAATTGTCCTGATTACAGTCGTTGGTTTTTTATTTTTTCAAGAGAATGTTAGCGTCATGAAACTCATTTCAATCGGATTGATTATCGCTGGTGTTGTGTCTTTAAACCTGATCGAGCAAAGTGCCAAGTCTGAGCCGATACATAAAAGCGGGCAGTGCAAATGA
- a CDS encoding heavy metal translocating P-type ATPase, whose translation MRLVKQEYILDGLDCSNCAQKIENGVKGIKGIDGCAVNFAASTLTVSAGGKEEQWVANKVEKKVKSIDPHVTVRQKHKKKSAEDGYRNRMINMLIRMAVAVILGAAAYVVHSGTIEFFLFLAAYLIIGGDIVIRAIKNISRGQVFDEHFLMALATIGAFLIKQYPEGVAVMLFYQIGELFQGAAVSRSRKSISALMDIRPDYANVKTKNGIELVSPEDVKIGDIIVVNPGESIPLDGKVVQGSAMVDTSALTGESFPRKATEGQDVMSGFINQNGVLHIEVTKGYQESAVSKILDLVQNASSRKARTENFITKFAKYYTPAVVIIAVLLAFVPPLVIPGAALSDWVYRALIFLVISCPCALVVSIPLGFFGGIGAASKAGVLVKGSNYLEALNQVKYAVFDKTGTLTKGSFEVTEIKPAEGFTKEKLLEAAAYAELHSQHPIAESVRKAYGKTLSSDAIESYEEISGHGIFAKVNGTEILAGNQKLMEREQIKGVPDQKAGTIVHIAVDQHYAGAIIIADEAKEDAAQAIADLKSLGIKQTIMLTGDSKQTGEAVGKQLGIDEVYAELLPQDKVARVEALEAKLSPNEKLIFVGDGINDTPVLARADIGAAMGGLGSDAAVEAADVVLMTDQPSKIAEAIRIAKRTRRIVWQNIGFALGVKAIFLILGAFGIATMWEAVFSDVGVTLLAVANAMRVMRLKNR comes from the coding sequence GTGAGACTAGTGAAACAGGAATACATTCTGGACGGTTTGGATTGCAGTAATTGTGCCCAAAAAATTGAAAACGGAGTTAAAGGCATAAAAGGCATTGACGGATGCGCGGTAAATTTTGCGGCAAGCACCTTGACTGTCTCAGCCGGTGGGAAAGAAGAGCAATGGGTCGCCAATAAGGTAGAGAAAAAAGTAAAATCAATCGATCCGCATGTAACAGTTCGCCAAAAGCATAAAAAGAAATCAGCTGAAGACGGCTATCGCAATCGAATGATCAATATGCTGATCAGAATGGCGGTTGCTGTCATTTTAGGAGCAGCGGCATATGTCGTTCATTCCGGAACAATCGAATTTTTCCTTTTCCTCGCTGCCTATTTGATCATCGGCGGTGATATTGTCATCCGGGCAATCAAAAACATCAGCCGCGGTCAGGTGTTTGATGAGCATTTCTTAATGGCCCTTGCCACAATCGGCGCTTTTCTGATTAAGCAATACCCTGAAGGCGTTGCCGTTATGCTGTTTTACCAAATCGGTGAGCTTTTTCAAGGAGCCGCGGTCAGCCGTTCCAGAAAATCAATCAGTGCGTTAATGGACATACGGCCTGATTACGCCAATGTCAAAACAAAGAACGGCATCGAACTGGTTTCTCCAGAGGACGTAAAGATAGGAGACATCATTGTGGTCAATCCCGGAGAAAGCATACCCCTTGACGGTAAGGTCGTACAAGGATCAGCGATGGTTGATACGTCTGCATTGACAGGTGAGTCTTTTCCAAGAAAAGCTACAGAAGGACAAGATGTGATGTCAGGCTTTATCAATCAAAACGGCGTTCTGCATATTGAAGTCACAAAGGGCTATCAGGAATCTGCAGTATCAAAAATATTAGATTTGGTTCAAAATGCGAGCAGCCGTAAAGCCCGGACAGAAAACTTTATCACGAAGTTTGCCAAGTATTATACACCTGCTGTCGTGATCATCGCGGTATTGCTGGCCTTTGTCCCGCCGCTGGTTATTCCCGGCGCCGCACTTTCCGATTGGGTGTACCGCGCGCTTATTTTCTTAGTGATTTCTTGTCCATGTGCGCTTGTTGTCTCTATACCGCTCGGTTTCTTCGGCGGAATCGGCGCAGCCTCTAAGGCCGGAGTGCTTGTGAAGGGAAGCAATTATTTAGAAGCCTTGAATCAAGTTAAATACGCGGTGTTTGATAAGACAGGAACATTAACAAAAGGCAGTTTTGAAGTGACAGAAATTAAACCCGCAGAAGGATTTACAAAGGAAAAATTACTTGAAGCGGCGGCATATGCTGAGCTTCATTCCCAGCATCCTATTGCTGAATCTGTGCGTAAAGCTTACGGAAAGACGCTTTCCTCTGACGCGATAGAGTCATATGAGGAAATATCCGGCCACGGCATTTTTGCAAAAGTAAACGGAACAGAAATCCTTGCTGGGAATCAGAAGCTCATGGAAAGAGAACAGATTAAAGGCGTCCCGGATCAAAAAGCAGGAACAATCGTACACATTGCTGTTGATCAACATTATGCGGGAGCAATCATCATAGCGGATGAAGCAAAAGAAGACGCGGCACAGGCGATTGCTGATCTGAAGTCGCTTGGAATCAAACAGACAATTATGCTGACAGGTGATTCAAAACAAACGGGAGAAGCCGTCGGAAAACAGCTTGGCATCGACGAGGTATATGCGGAGCTGCTGCCGCAGGATAAAGTCGCGCGGGTTGAAGCATTAGAAGCCAAGCTTTCGCCAAATGAAAAACTCATTTTTGTCGGTGACGGCATCAATGATACGCCGGTGCTTGCGCGCGCGGATATCGGAGCGGCCATGGGCGGCCTTGGCTCAGACGCCGCGGTAGAAGCAGCAGACGTCGTGCTGATGACAGATCAGCCTTCAAAAATAGCCGAAGCGATTCGGATTGCCAAACGGACACGGCGGATCGTGTGGCAAAACATCGGCTTTGCTTTAGGCGTGAAAGCGATCTTTCTCATTCTCGGAGCATTCGGAATTGCAACTATGTGGGAAGCGGTTTTCTCAGATGTCGGCGTTACGCTGCTCGCTGTGGCAAACGCCATGCGCGTTATGCGTCTCAAAAACAGATAA
- a CDS encoding TetR/AcrR family transcriptional regulator, producing MEKRILEETIRLIRQKGFSFTMNDLATMLGTSKRTLYAHFSSKDKLAEAVVEQFIAEMKQMEREIYENESLDVLQKVKKMLIGLPQGMEMLNMGLLSELKKYHYDAWLTLDTFIKEEWTVVLELLNECKQQKRISNINPDLFVHMYIGSINQVYDPEYPLKHQFSTGEVLESIVDVLFNGITADGEADAT from the coding sequence GTGGAAAAAAGGATTCTTGAGGAAACCATCCGGCTGATCAGGCAGAAAGGATTTTCATTTACGATGAATGATTTGGCAACAATGCTGGGAACGAGCAAGCGGACGCTCTATGCTCATTTTTCATCAAAAGACAAGCTTGCGGAAGCGGTTGTCGAGCAATTTATCGCAGAGATGAAGCAAATGGAAAGAGAAATCTATGAAAATGAAAGTTTAGACGTGCTTCAAAAAGTGAAAAAAATGCTGATCGGTCTTCCGCAGGGGATGGAAATGCTGAATATGGGATTATTAAGTGAACTGAAGAAATATCATTACGATGCGTGGCTTACATTAGACACGTTTATTAAGGAAGAATGGACGGTTGTTCTTGAATTATTAAATGAGTGCAAACAGCAAAAAAGAATCAGTAACATCAATCCGGACTTGTTTGTTCACATGTATATAGGGAGTATCAATCAAGTGTATGACCCCGAATATCCGCTCAAACACCAATTTTCGACAGGAGAGGTTCTTGAATCGATTGTAGATGTATTGTTTAACGGCATAACAGCTGATGGGGAGGCTGATGCTACGTGA
- the azoRB gene encoding FMN-dependent NADH-azoreductase AzoRB yields the protein MAKVLYITAHPHDEATSYSMATGKAFIESYKEANPNDEVVHIDLYKENIPHIDADVFSGWGKLQSGTGFEELSESEKAKVGRLGELSDQFASADKYVFVTPLWNFSFPPVMKAYLDSVAVAGKSFKYTEQGPIGLLTDKKAIHIQARGGYYSEGPAAEMEMGHRYIGIMMNFFGVPSFDGIFVEGHNAEPDKAQQIKEDAIARAKEAGKTF from the coding sequence ATGGCAAAAGTATTATATATCACTGCTCACCCGCATGATGAAGCAACTTCTTACAGTATGGCAACAGGTAAAGCGTTCATCGAATCTTACAAAGAAGCGAACCCAAATGATGAAGTTGTACATATCGATTTGTACAAAGAAAATATCCCGCACATTGACGCGGATGTATTCAGCGGCTGGGGAAAGCTTCAGTCAGGCACAGGCTTTGAAGAGCTTTCTGAAAGTGAAAAAGCGAAAGTCGGCCGTCTGGGAGAGCTTAGCGATCAATTTGCATCTGCTGATAAGTACGTATTCGTGACTCCTTTATGGAACTTCTCATTCCCGCCAGTGATGAAAGCGTATCTTGATTCTGTAGCGGTTGCAGGAAAATCATTCAAATACACTGAACAAGGACCTATCGGCTTGTTAACTGATAAAAAAGCGATTCATATTCAAGCGCGCGGCGGCTACTATTCAGAGGGCCCTGCGGCTGAAATGGAAATGGGCCACCGTTACATCGGCATCATGATGAATTTCTTCGGCGTTCCATCCTTCGATGGTATTTTTGTAGAGGGACATAATGCCGAGCCTGATAAAGCACAGCAAATTAAAGAAGATGCGATCGCGCGTGCGAAAGAAGCAGGAAAAACATTCTAA
- the tnpA gene encoding IS200/IS605 family transposase: MSKDTNSLAHTTWNCKYHIVFAPKYRRQVIYGKIKKDIGEILRTLCERKGVEIIEATACKDHIHMLVSIPPKISVSAFVGYLKGKSSLMIFDRHANLKYRYGNRKFWCTGYYVDTVGRNKKVIEEYIRNQIQDDIVAEQLTMMEYIDPFTGEEVKKKKRK, encoded by the coding sequence ATGTCAAAAGACACTAACAGTTTAGCACACACAACATGGAATTGTAAGTATCACATCGTATTTGCCCCGAAGTATAGAAGGCAAGTCATTTATGGGAAAATCAAAAAAGATATTGGGGAAATACTTCGAACCTTATGTGAAAGGAAAGGAGTCGAAATTATCGAAGCAACAGCGTGTAAAGATCATATCCATATGTTAGTGAGCATACCGCCAAAGATAAGCGTATCGGCATTTGTGGGATATTTAAAAGGTAAAAGCAGTTTAATGATATTTGATCGACACGCAAATTTGAAATACAGATATGGAAACCGGAAATTTTGGTGTACTGGATATTACGTAGATACAGTAGGAAGAAACAAAAAGGTAATAGAAGAATATATACGAAATCAGATACAAGATGATATCGTTGCGGAACAATTAACGATGATGGAATACATCGATCCATTCACAGGTGAAGAGGTCAAGAAAAAGAAACGAAAATAA
- the csoR gene encoding copper-sensing transcriptional repressor CsoR: MEHNEHKTLNHKSSKEKDQITNRLKRIEGQVRGIQNMVENDRYCVDILVQISAVQAAMQKVALHLLEDHTHHCVADAIKSGDGDQAISELLDVFKKFTKS; this comes from the coding sequence ATGGAGCATAACGAACATAAAACATTAAACCATAAAAGCTCAAAAGAAAAGGATCAAATTACAAACCGGCTGAAGCGGATAGAAGGCCAAGTCAGAGGTATTCAAAACATGGTGGAAAACGATAGGTATTGTGTAGATATTCTTGTGCAGATATCTGCTGTTCAAGCGGCGATGCAAAAGGTGGCTCTCCACTTGCTTGAGGACCACACCCATCATTGTGTAGCGGATGCCATCAAAAGCGGAGACGGGGACCAAGCCATTTCTGAGCTATTGGACGTATTTAAAAAGTTCACAAAATCATAA
- the copA gene encoding copper-exporting P-type ATPase CopA: MSEQKEIAMQVSGMTCAACASRIEKGLKRMPGVTDANVNMATETSNVTYDPAETGAVAIQEKIEKLGYHVITEKAEFDIEGMTCAACANRIEKRLNKIEGVTNAPVNFALETVAVEYNPKEASVSELKEAIDKLGYKLKLKGDEQRDSAASKKKEERKQTARLIFSAVLSFPLLWAMVSHFTFTSFIWVPDIFLNPWMQFALATPVQFLIGWPFYTGAYKALRNKSANMDVLVALGTTAAYAYSLYITIQSLGSHGHTAGLYYETSAILLTLILLGKLFETKAKGRSSDAIKKLMKLQAKTATVLRDGQEQIIPIEEVLVNDIVYVKPGERIPVDGEVIEGRSAVDESMITGESLPVDKNPGDSVTGATVNSNGFLKIKAVNVGKDTALSHIIKIVEEAQGSKAPIQRLADQISGIFVPIVLGIALLTFLIWYIWAAPGDFAAAISKVIAVLVIACPCALGLATPTSIMAGSGRAAEFGILFKGGEHLEKTHRLDTIVLDKTGTVTNGKPRLTDAIPFGHFEETELLQFTAAAETGSEHPLGEAIVAGVKGKGLEIPKLNSFEAKVGAGILAEAGGKTILVGTRKLMESEQIEHRDLLAQMEELEAEGKTVMLVSIDGEAAGLVAVADTIKDTSREAVARLNALGLDVIMMTGDNRRTAEAIAKEAGITSVIAEVLPEQKAAEISRLQKEGRQTAMVGDGINDAPALATADIGMAIGTGTDIAMETADITLIRGDLNSIADAIRMSRLTMKNIKQNLFWALGYNSLGIPIAALGFLAPWIAGAAMAFSSVSVVLNALRLQKVK, translated from the coding sequence TTGAGTGAACAAAAGGAAATTGCGATGCAGGTATCTGGTATGACCTGTGCGGCATGTGCCTCCAGAATTGAAAAAGGCCTCAAGCGGATGCCGGGTGTCACGGATGCCAATGTCAATATGGCAACGGAAACCTCAAATGTCACCTACGATCCTGCTGAAACAGGAGCTGTAGCGATTCAGGAAAAAATTGAAAAGCTGGGCTATCACGTCATAACAGAAAAAGCTGAATTCGATATTGAAGGCATGACGTGTGCGGCTTGCGCCAATCGGATTGAAAAGCGACTTAACAAAATAGAAGGCGTCACAAATGCTCCTGTAAACTTCGCTTTAGAAACGGTTGCGGTCGAGTACAATCCAAAAGAAGCGTCTGTCAGCGAGTTGAAAGAAGCGATAGATAAACTGGGATATAAGCTTAAGCTGAAAGGCGATGAACAACGGGATTCCGCAGCTTCTAAAAAGAAAGAAGAACGGAAGCAAACGGCGAGACTGATCTTTTCAGCGGTTCTATCGTTTCCGCTACTTTGGGCGATGGTGAGCCATTTTACATTTACCTCGTTCATTTGGGTGCCGGATATATTCCTTAATCCGTGGATGCAGTTTGCGCTGGCGACTCCAGTGCAGTTTCTGATCGGCTGGCCGTTTTATACGGGTGCGTATAAGGCGCTCAGAAATAAAAGCGCCAATATGGATGTGTTGGTTGCGCTAGGAACGACGGCTGCTTATGCTTATAGCCTTTATATTACGATCCAAAGCCTCGGTTCCCATGGCCATACAGCCGGCCTTTACTATGAAACAAGCGCGATATTGCTGACGCTGATTTTGTTAGGGAAGCTGTTTGAAACAAAAGCAAAGGGCCGTTCTTCGGATGCCATTAAAAAGCTGATGAAGCTTCAAGCGAAAACAGCGACTGTCTTAAGAGACGGACAGGAGCAAATCATACCCATAGAAGAAGTGCTGGTAAACGACATTGTTTACGTCAAACCGGGCGAACGAATTCCTGTCGATGGAGAAGTGATTGAAGGCCGCTCGGCTGTAGATGAATCGATGATTACAGGAGAAAGCCTTCCAGTTGATAAAAATCCGGGTGACAGCGTGACAGGCGCAACCGTTAACTCAAATGGATTTCTGAAAATCAAAGCTGTCAATGTCGGAAAGGATACCGCGCTTTCTCATATCATTAAAATCGTCGAGGAAGCACAAGGGTCAAAAGCGCCGATCCAGCGTCTTGCTGATCAGATATCTGGCATTTTTGTCCCCATTGTATTGGGGATTGCCCTTCTCACTTTCCTCATTTGGTATATCTGGGCGGCTCCCGGTGATTTTGCAGCAGCGATCAGTAAGGTTATTGCGGTGCTCGTCATCGCCTGCCCTTGTGCGCTGGGCCTTGCCACTCCGACGAGCATTATGGCTGGATCTGGCCGCGCGGCTGAATTCGGGATTCTCTTTAAAGGCGGCGAACATTTAGAAAAAACACATCGTCTCGATACGATTGTTCTCGATAAAACCGGAACTGTGACAAACGGGAAGCCGCGATTGACAGATGCCATTCCATTCGGCCATTTTGAAGAAACAGAACTGCTTCAGTTTACGGCGGCAGCTGAAACGGGATCGGAGCATCCGCTCGGCGAAGCGATTGTTGCCGGCGTGAAAGGAAAAGGGCTTGAAATACCGAAGCTGAACAGCTTTGAAGCAAAGGTAGGCGCAGGCATTTTGGCTGAAGCCGGAGGCAAAACCATTCTCGTCGGCACAAGAAAGTTAATGGAGAGCGAACAGATCGAACATAGGGATCTTCTTGCCCAAATGGAAGAACTTGAGGCAGAAGGGAAAACGGTTATGCTTGTCTCGATTGATGGTGAAGCCGCGGGGCTTGTAGCTGTTGCCGATACGATAAAAGACACGTCACGAGAGGCAGTGGCCCGTCTGAATGCGTTAGGCTTGGATGTCATCATGATGACAGGTGACAATCGCAGAACTGCAGAAGCCATCGCGAAGGAAGCGGGAATTACGAGTGTCATTGCGGAAGTCCTTCCTGAACAAAAGGCGGCAGAAATTTCCCGCCTGCAAAAAGAAGGGCGCCAGACGGCCATGGTAGGCGACGGAATTAACGATGCGCCGGCGCTAGCTACAGCCGATATCGGCATGGCGATTGGAACAGGCACGGATATTGCCATGGAAACAGCGGACATTACGCTTATACGCGGCGATTTGAATAGCATTGCTGATGCAATCCGCATGAGCAGATTAACGATGAAAAACATTAAACAAAACTTATTCTGGGCGCTTGGCTATAACAGCCTCGGCATCCCGATCGCAGCGCTCGGATTTTTAGCGCCATGGATAGCGGGAGCAGCAATGGCATTCAGCTCCGTTTCCGTTGTTCTGAATGCGTTGCGTCTGCAAAAAGTAAAATAA
- a CDS encoding DMT family transporter, whose translation MATQKQRMYGFFMVIVGAAFWGLSGTAAQHLFETSDVSVEWLVTVRLLLSGLLLLIIISAGNNRRAVWAIWKDQKSAIQLIVFGIAGMLGVQYTFLASIGTGNAAVATLLQYLAPVLIMMFLLVTRKNSFQLADICALVLALGGTFLLLTNGSVNHLTVSSLSIIWGLLSAAALAFYTLYSSSLLKNWGSALVIGWGMLIGGIGMSFIHPPWDVDMQGWTVSASLLVGFIVIFGTLLGFYMYLTSLKYLFPQEASMLGCTEPVAAVASSILWLGVSFGLYQALGAACILVMIFVLSQKKSAGKPAALKKQTNIQR comes from the coding sequence TTGGCGACTCAAAAACAACGGATGTACGGTTTTTTTATGGTCATTGTCGGAGCTGCCTTTTGGGGATTGTCGGGAACGGCTGCCCAGCATTTGTTTGAAACAAGTGATGTGTCGGTGGAGTGGCTTGTCACCGTACGTTTGCTTTTATCAGGTCTGCTTCTGCTGATCATCATATCTGCCGGTAACAACAGACGTGCGGTGTGGGCGATATGGAAGGATCAAAAATCGGCTATCCAGCTGATTGTTTTCGGGATTGCAGGCATGCTGGGCGTTCAGTATACATTTTTAGCTTCAATCGGAACCGGAAATGCTGCTGTGGCTACGCTGCTACAGTATTTGGCGCCCGTTTTGATTATGATGTTTTTGCTTGTGACCAGAAAGAATTCCTTTCAGTTAGCGGATATTTGCGCGCTTGTGCTGGCTTTGGGAGGCACTTTTTTACTGCTGACCAATGGCAGCGTCAATCATTTAACCGTTTCGTCCTTGTCTATTATATGGGGGCTGCTTTCTGCCGCGGCTTTGGCCTTTTATACGCTTTACTCCAGCTCTCTTTTGAAAAACTGGGGATCTGCTCTCGTGATTGGCTGGGGAATGCTGATCGGAGGCATTGGCATGAGCTTTATCCATCCCCCATGGGACGTTGATATGCAGGGATGGACAGTGTCTGCGAGCTTATTAGTCGGTTTTATTGTGATCTTCGGAACGCTATTGGGTTTTTATATGTATTTGACCAGTTTGAAATATTTATTTCCGCAAGAAGCGAGCATGCTTGGGTGTACTGAGCCGGTTGCCGCAGTGGCATCCTCTATTCTGTGGCTCGGTGTGTCCTTCGGTTTATACCAAGCGCTAGGGGCGGCGTGTATTTTGGTGATGATTTTTGTTTTATCGCAAAAAAAGAGTGCCGGCAAACCAGCGGCGTTAAAAAAACAAACCAATATTCAGAGGTGA
- a CDS encoding GntR family transcriptional regulator, producing the protein MPIPSNISKPVRQTAKTIALEQIQKWIVEGILAPGEKINDDELAKALGVSRTPVREALQLLAVQGFVEMSPGRETRISQIEKNDVFKVYPPMAALQSTAAELAIENIQSSHLEEMAAINQQMKTAIDRNEIYEALELDKAFHDVMIDAADNEYIRNFTSVLHMHILRLEYLFFKSPQNSIEEHEQMIQACKEKDRKKAAELTYSNWIKPIQDIADKLR; encoded by the coding sequence ATGCCCATCCCGTCAAATATCTCGAAGCCTGTCAGACAAACTGCTAAAACGATTGCGTTGGAACAAATTCAAAAGTGGATTGTGGAAGGCATTCTTGCTCCCGGAGAAAAAATCAACGACGACGAGTTAGCGAAAGCGCTTGGCGTCAGCAGAACGCCAGTCAGAGAAGCTCTGCAATTATTGGCGGTGCAAGGTTTTGTTGAAATGTCACCGGGAAGAGAAACAAGAATCTCTCAAATTGAAAAAAACGATGTTTTCAAGGTGTATCCGCCAATGGCGGCTCTGCAATCCACCGCTGCCGAACTGGCTATCGAAAACATTCAGTCATCGCACTTGGAGGAGATGGCAGCGATCAATCAACAAATGAAGACGGCGATTGACCGAAATGAAATCTATGAAGCGCTTGAGCTTGATAAAGCGTTCCATGATGTCATGATTGATGCGGCCGATAATGAATATATCCGCAATTTCACATCTGTTCTTCATATGCATATTCTTCGACTCGAATATCTTTTTTTCAAATCGCCGCAAAATTCGATTGAAGAACATGAACAAATGATTCAGGCGTGTAAAGAGAAGGATCGGAAAAAAGCGGCCGAGCTGACATACAGCAACTGGATCAAGCCGATTCAGGATATTGCGGATAAATTGAGGTAA
- a CDS encoding oxidoreductase: MKTLLKERRKVDTIKVGVLGYGLSGSVFHAPLLAVLDEYHISKVMTSRTEEVKQDFPDAEVVHELEEMTNDPAIELVIVTTPSGLHYEHAMACIQAGKHVVMEKPMTATAEEGEKLKQAAVEKGVLLSVYHNRRWDNDFLTIKKLIADGSLEDINTYQVSYDRYSPEVQARWREKEGVATGTLYDLGSHIIDQALHLFGMPKAVTANMMTQRENAGAVDYFHLIMDYGKLQAILYGGSIIPANGPRYQIHGQHSSFIKYGIDAQEDALRAGSKPEDDSWGADDPALYGQLTTIHGENKKTETIPSVNGSYLTYYRKIAESIREGAVLPVTAEEGIDVIRIIEAAMKSSDEKRTIMLEQ, encoded by the coding sequence ATGAAAACGCTTTTAAAGGAGAGAAGAAAAGTGGATACGATAAAGGTTGGGGTATTAGGGTACGGGCTGTCTGGTTCGGTTTTTCACGCGCCGCTGCTTGCTGTTCTGGATGAGTATCACATCAGTAAAGTCATGACATCGCGGACAGAAGAAGTGAAACAGGATTTTCCGGATGCAGAAGTTGTGCATGAGCTTGAGGAAATGACAAATGATCCGGCCATTGAACTTGTCATTGTCACCACCCCGAGCGGCCTTCATTATGAGCATGCCATGGCATGCATTCAGGCCGGAAAACACGTTGTAATGGAAAAACCGATGACAGCGACAGCTGAAGAAGGGGAAAAATTAAAGCAGGCTGCCGTTGAAAAAGGCGTATTGTTAAGTGTCTATCATAATCGGCGCTGGGATAACGACTTTTTAACGATAAAAAAACTGATCGCTGATGGATCCCTTGAAGATATCAATACATATCAAGTCTCCTATGATCGCTACAGTCCTGAGGTTCAAGCACGGTGGCGGGAAAAAGAAGGCGTTGCCACTGGTACGCTGTATGATCTCGGCTCTCACATCATAGACCAGGCCCTCCATTTGTTCGGAATGCCGAAAGCTGTTACGGCAAACATGATGACCCAGCGTGAAAACGCCGGAGCCGTTGACTATTTTCATTTGATAATGGATTACGGCAAGCTCCAAGCCATTCTTTACGGAGGATCGATCATTCCGGCAAACGGCCCCCGTTATCAAATCCACGGACAGCATTCCAGCTTTATCAAATACGGAATCGATGCACAGGAAGACGCACTCAGAGCGGGAAGCAAACCGGAGGATGACAGCTGGGGTGCGGATGACCCCGCTTTATACGGACAGCTGACAACCATTCATGGCGAGAACAAAAAAACAGAAACCATTCCATCGGTAAATGGCTCTTACCTTACCTATTACCGCAAAATAGCGGAAAGCATACGGGAAGGCGCCGTGCTGCCTGTCACTGCTGAAGAAGGTATTGATGTCATCCGCATCATTGAAGCCGCGATGAAAAGCAGCGATGAAAAACGGACCATTATGCTGGAGCAATAA